The Gavia stellata isolate bGavSte3 chromosome 1, bGavSte3.hap2, whole genome shotgun sequence DNA segment ATGACATCAGTGTTAATGCCTTAAACTAGGTACTACCAGTGAACAATTCATAGTGCCAAACCACAACCAAACCTCCTAAACAAGGATGTTCTTTTTCATTGTATCCAGGATAACAGCAAATACGGTATGTTTTACGAGGAATATACCTTGCTGACATGCATGGTGAATTTGTAAAGGCCTCAAATACTGGCTACCTTCCACAGAAAGGAACAGCAATagatattttgctttgaaatagaaaaacaaGCTCACGCATAGGAAAATTTATCTACAAAATTCAAACTGCTGCATAACATGATGGTCtgtctttgaaatgaaagaaaccaaTAACACAAAATGGCATGCTATTTCTATGAAACTTTTCCTGGAAGCAGACCAGGCTTCAGTGAACTCCACCAATGTTTGCATATATAGTCAACCGGgcagcaaaactgaaaactgatcTGGGTTTTGGTCTTCCTCCATTTGGGAGGAATGCCGATTTTGTGAGACACAAAAGGGAGGCAGAAGGAGCTTTTTACCCACTgtgctgaggagaaaaaagaagattgtATCACCAACTTCATTtatattaattacttttttttttactcacaATGCCCTTTCATATAGTTTGACAGGTGGAATTTATTACAGCACAAGAATGTATTATTACAAGTGCTAAAAGCACAAAGGAACCATGCTGACAGAGGTCAAGCTGGATAGACCCTGCACTGACACGTAGACCGGAATTTATATGAAAAAGATTTTGATTCAACAGCTGAGCTTTGGCTCAGCAAAAGGAACCTGTACAACCGACTCTTTCAGTTAGGGTCCTCTTCCTCACAGATTTTAGAAGCTCCCTCTGTCCTAGAGCAGAGTCCTATACCTAGACCATCCTCAACAAATGTTGGGCTGAGTTGCCGTTTAACAATCTTCAGTGATGGGAAGTCTGTCATCCAACTCAATGCTTAGCCCTCTTTACAGAGAGGTTTTGCGGTGACTAGCCTACATCTTATTGCAAGTAAGCCTattatttcttctcctgttgTCAGTGGATGTAAAGAGCaacatcttcatcttctttgcCACAATCTTTTACATATTTGAAGAGTGCTGTTGGGTCTTTCCTCAGACTTTTCCAGGCCAACTCATTTCTTTCAGGCTTTCCTCACAGGTTCTGTGTTTTTGACATTTGGTCATATATTATTCCTGACTCCTGGATTTCTCCAGCTGATAAATGGGCTTTTTGGGCAGATGGTGCCCCAAAGTAGGGTCTAGATAAGGACTTTCAGGTGCTAAGAAGAGTGGAAACGTTATTTCAAACATCCTATTTTTGACAAACTTTTAATGCAGGTCTCCATCCTACAGTTCTGCAAGTGCTTAGTGTTTCACAATAGTAGCATTTAGTCCTTCCTAACTTCTCAAACTGCTTTTGCCAAATCATTTCGCCTGGTGATAAAGATCTTACTGAATTCTAACCTTATCTTCCCATGTACCTGCAGCTCCTCCCAGCTGCATACAGTTTATCCCATTTGGTGGATCCTTACACTCTGACAATGAGTCATTAATAACTATTTTACTGCTATACACAAAAGCATTTGTCACGGCATAGGCAGAAATTATTCCTGACAAATCCATGTTGCAATGTCTCAGTCTTCTATCAGATAACAATGAGATAATGATTTAGTCAGTTTGttcctctgtgtctgtgtgtacaTATGTGTGGGTAAGTAAGTGTATAgattgtttttgtttatttgtgctGGAGAGATTGTGGAAGCTATTTAAACCGTATATTAAACACTCAGTCCTTGGAAAGGATGCAACACCTAGGGCAGGGACATGACTAACCCTACGCAGACATTACACTAATGATGCAGCATACAATAGCTTTGAAATCTTTACCACACAAtaattataaatttttttttttttttgcacctgTTGCAATGATCTTAACAAACAACTCTTGATTAAACTGTTCTGCTCCCTATGAACGTGACACAGTTGTCACCTTTATCTTTCAGTTGGGGAAACTCAGAAACAATGAGATTCAGGGTTGACTGTGTGTACTAGGACCACTATAATACTTTCAAATCAAGTGAAAGAAGTCTTGTGACAAAAGAAATGTTGATAGTTGGATACCAAACAGATAGCAAGTTTTCCAGTCACCCCAACAAAAGAAGGTGCAGCATTCCTGCTAATGTGTGGATCACTTAGAGGTGTGGGAGGAATTTTTATGTGTTGTCTTAAAGATTGAACCTCAGCAGAAAATGATCTGCAAAACACTTTTAAACCAAATTTCATGATCCCGACTTAAACAGTTTTAAGATTGCTATTGTCTTTCCCAGCTGACAAGCCTATATTACCATAATTGccaagacaacagaaaaaatacaccTTGCCTAAGCAAGTAAGCCCGCCCAGCACAGCTTGTCCACTGAAAAATGCCACCTGCTTCAGACCAGAATGACTGCATTCACACACTACAGTATTTACTAGCTTGGGTACTGTGCTGGGCTGTGAGTGAAATGCTGGTTCTTAGCAGCACACAAAATATACACGGCTGTTCAAAACATTAATCTACAACAATTCAGTAATTCATAGCTCAACTGTGTATGTTCTCTATCAGTTCGCTCAAAACATATTTCCCTAAACTGTATGTCATATTGATACCGTATCACTCTTTTACCAGAAAGGCTTATGCAAGCATTTGGCTACCTGGTGGTATTCTTGGAGAGGATATTTTTTAGTAGATGGCTTATTAAAATATAATGGATTAAGCATAGAGCAGGCAGATGTAAAATAATCATTGAGTTAGTGGCAGTGAtcagaaaaagggagaaggtaTATGCGATTATGTGGCCAATTCTGAGGCTGAATTCTATGGTAGCACTGGGAGACCAACCATAGCAGGGGCAAGCTATGTTCTCAAAGGTGGAAAGTCAGAGGTGTGACTTGTTTCCTCAGCTGGGTCTGCTGATTAAAGCTTAATACATTTCCAAACCTGGGtgacaaagacttttttttggtggctAGGAAGGCCTAGAGAGAAAATACCCAGGTCAGAGCTGGGCCAGctttacagaagagaaatataTTATGTAAAACAAAATGACAAGCTGGGTTGGtcagatggggaaaaaagtgtatgTACCTCCTGAACTATCTTGAAGATCATTACTATTAGTCTTAGCTCATTAAGCCTCAGATAGTTACCATTGCTATTGCCACTGTTTACAAAGAGGTTCAAATGACTGTGTAAGACTGTGAAAAATCCAAAGAAACCTGTAATTAACACCCGGGGTAGTGGCTGTCCTGAATATCAGAACAGGTGACCACAAAATACAGTGCAATTCTTTGAGTGCGATTTTGTTGCCTAGTAAAACACATTAGCCTAAGTTGCAGGGGAGGGAGTTACgattagggaaaggaagagatTCATTTTCACCACGTTCAGTTTGTAGCAAAGTGCTCTTAGCTGTTGCCTATTTGCTGCAGTACACTTTTTACAAAATGAAGCAACTTCCAACAGTGTTGCTATTTTGAATTGAACCTCCATGGTACAGGAGTGCTCTTCTCTGTATGGACCATATCATTTGTCTTTTATACTCCTGCTGTCAGATAGGATATAACAGTACATTGGCTCATGATAACTGTAAAACATCTGAAGGATTTTTTATCTAAGAAAACCTTTAATAAAGGTACTTGTATATCCAGTAGTCATAGACTTGtgatttccttttaaatcaGTCTTTCTCCCATGTGAgttaagttttttttctctagctgGGTCTACGAGTTAATAGTGAAGTttgcttcccctccccccctccccatttctGACaaacttagaatcatagaatcatttaggttggaaaagacctttacaATCttcgagtccaactgttaacctagcactgccaagtccaccactaaaccatttCTCTAAGTGCCACATttggtgactcaaccacttccctggacagcctgttccagtgcttgataatcctttcagtgaagaaatttttcctaatattcaatctaaacctctcctggagcaacttgaggccatttcctcttgtcctattgcttgttacttgggagaagagaccgaccctcacctcactacaacctcccctgagcctccttttctccaggctaaatcccagttccctcatcTACTTCTCACAGGACTtgggctccagacccctcaccagctttgttgcccttctctggacacactccagcacctcagtgtcttcATGTTTGTAGTTTTGGTTTCAAGGTTTTGCATTAAAGTTTAGCTTGATGAAGTCAATGGCAATTTCTCCTGGTGATTTCAATCAGTACAATTCTAGCCAGTCCCACTCCTACACTTCCCAGTTCTGATCCCACATTATTTGACACTTTATATCCTGGCTACACTGGACACTGGACAGTGAGGAATCAGCCCCTTTTACAGTCATGACTTCAGatttgctgcttcagttttcaaCACTCTTGCAATCTTCATTCTGCAAAGAGCCTAGGAACCAAGTGCCAAAAATGTAGACACTTCTAGTGTATTTCAGGAAAGAACACACACAATTCCAACACAGCATTGTATTTTAATCTGTATGAAATCCACTTGTAGGAAGTAAATGCATGCAGTGTAGCACATGTAGAAATAGGTGCAATTCCTATGTTCCTATGAAGTAtctgaactttttttccctacaaagCAGCTATTTAGTCAAATTTAATATACAAAGAGAATAAATCTCAGGGACAGTAAATACGTCCTGGTAGACCTATTATCGCCTGATGCTGCAGTTCTGGATCAAAGCCCTCTCTTTGCCACTTCCAGACACTTCCCCTATTTCTACCTCTTTTCCCTGTGTGATGTAGTCTGGTTGCCAAACTGCTAGCTGAAGTTAACCTCATAGTGTTAGTGTTACCAGTTTTGGTGTGTCTCATTCCAAGTTCCAGTTAGGACTCAAAGGCAGGCTGGGAAAACAAACTCTCTCCCCTATGGAGCTGGTTAAGTTATTTATCACTAgccttttccagctgcagttttGCTAGTACAAGACTGACTTAGGCCGCACATCTGATTTCTAGTAGGGGTCACATATACGACCTTCCACTACCAGCTCACGAACTCTGCAGGATAACAGGCAATGCAACCAATGGAAAAACcaacctgcagcagcaggctaACATCCTTACAGTAGTCCTTGGCTATTAAATGTAGTATTGGTGCATACATTTTCCATTAGGGTAAACAGATTTTCATTAGACACATTAGGTAATATACGGCATGTACaagtaatacagaaaacagacacCACAAGAGTGCTTTTattataatttcagaaaaaaaaaataaaaatcctgttgtcacaaaagaaatgtaatgCTAGAGCGCTGGGAGTGTAGATAGTTTGTCCTCTTCGTACTTGTACACTGCACGAAGAACAATGCAGGAACTTTACCAAGCACAAACCTGATACGTGCCAAGCTTTGTTCTTTAGTAGTTGAATTAAGGATGTTTTCACAGTCCAAGTTTCCACTTCAGCTCATTATTAATGACTTTCCATCTTTTTGTTCATGCTTCTGAAGACGGTGTTTTTATGGTTTTCTTGCTCTCCTCTTAGATGACAGATTTCCATCTGCAGTCAAGTTGTAACACTGGATGTAGCTCACAAGCAATGGGAGCCTGCTTATGCTCCAGTTCCAGTGCACAGTGAGGGGTCATGGGTCTTAATTCATGCAGCTTTGTTTACTCCCAACAGTGATAAACTTAAACGTACAGTAAGAGATGGATGCAAATAGAGAAGCTGAGATAGCGCTCATTCATTTTGGGGAAAAGCCAGTTATTAAAGCTAAGGAGAAGAAACAGACAGCTTTCTAGAAGTGGGTTCAATGGGCAGGCACTTGGGAGATAAACTGTGTTGCTGTATGTGCTGGTGTAGCTGCCTATGACAGGCATAAAACATGTTTTGGGACTACTTTGAAGAGACAAGACCAGACTGACTCACATAGTTCTTCAAGTTAGTAATATACAATTCACAGCTCAGCAATGTgaactttaaggaaaaatacCAAGTTCCTCCTCATTTCTGATTGGGTGCCTTTGCTATTTTAGCTCTGCAAGCTGACTGTAATCCCTGCTAGACCTACTGTAAGAAGAGGAAGGGTGATTCAGTCTCACAATCTGGAATGTCAGAAAGATTGGGAGTGGTTTGATGGACTCTGTTGAAAGGCACCTCAGATAGGGAGAAGGttttatgaagaaaagctgtgcaGGTTGGTAGGAAAAAGGGACTGATGGAAGGAGCACTGGTAGGTGCAGTCTACTGCATATCATGCTTAAGTTGAAGCACTTCTTTTGGATAACAAACAGAATGAAACAAGGCAAATTTTTTTGgctcttactgaaaaaaaaaaaccttttaaaggTACACAGCTGAAGGAGGCACTGTCAGGTGGTAGTCTCTTCATCGAATAAAATCTACTGTACTGAGATCCTTCACAAAGTGTCGGGGGAGaacaagagaaggaggaagacagTTGCACTGCCCCCACCTTCTCAAAGGTGacaatactttttttcacctgacaatgagaataaaaagcaaacttcatttctcccacagctgcagccCCTGTGAGTGAAGGGAGGCAGCACTGACCTAATGACATGCACAAGCAGTTGAGACTGACCACCCCCAACCCTGTAGGAGATGCTCCTCAGTGCAGGTGAGGAGATAAAAAGATACAAACCATTGCTGGTGCCCAGCAGAGCTGGTAGCATGCATTGCCATAGAGTACCTGTGTTCCTAGGCCCTTCCCTTGCTCTCCAGAATACTTAGAGAGAGAACAGGACACCTGCTATAAacacaatcacctccctgtcttccttttcacaaGCCGTAAGTTTCCCCCAAGAACCCTTCACCCCACTTTTGACCAAAACCCTTTGTTATTGCTCCCTCTGAAGCTGACACAGTATGTTTGTGATTCCTGGCTCTCCTTTGGGCACTAGAGCCTTCTCTGGGCCTTTCCACTCCCACTTTTTGAAAAGTGACTCTGTCCCAACAACAGGATCCCAGCAGTAGGCATACTTGGAAAAGCTGCTGCCAGAAGGCTGCTCTCTCTATTTGTGGATGCAGGAATACTGAATTAGCTCATGACCTTTAAAACCTGCCTCAGTGGCAGCTTCCCAGGGATgctataatttttaaaacacgaatgaatgttcatttttatccttttccttGAGTGTGAAAATATTGCTGATTGTTTTCTGACACCTAAGAAAGTTTGAGGGAAATGGGGAGCTAGGAAATCCTGAAACTGgggaattattttaaaactgttgtttTCCTGGATTCTTTCATGCAAATTTTTATCACTAGGTAACACAACTCAGCCAGATTCAACATCATGCAGATCCCAGACACAGCAAGCATGAAAATAGTAAATGTGGTTTTCTCAGTGGGCCGAGACACAAAACAATCCACTACGTTAGGGCAGGGCCATGCACTGCACTTCACCAGGCGAGGCATCTGGTACCCATCGTACATGTAATAGAACACATACATGAAGACTGCTTCAAAGACGATCCTGAAGAAGATGCTGCTGGTGTACGTCCACCACAGGGGGCCCCGAATGtgaatcttttcatttttcagctcttcAATATCAATTTTCTCACCATTTCTGAATCGCCGTTTCTTCTCGTGCCTGGTGTAAGCTACATGCATGGCCACCAGCAGTGCAGGTGTGGAAACAAAGATCAGCTGTAGGGCCCAGAGTCTGATGtgagagatggggaaaaagTGATCATAGCAAACATTTCTGCACCCAGGCTGAAGTGTGTTGCAGACAAAATCTTGTTGTTCATCTCCCCAGACTCTCTCTGCAGCCACAACCAAGATCATGATACGGAAGATGAACAGGACTGTGAGCCATATCTTCCCGATACTGGTTGAGTGTTTATTTACACCTCCTAA contains these protein-coding regions:
- the LOC104258719 gene encoding gap junction beta-2 protein — translated: MDWGTLQAVLGGVNKHSTSIGKIWLTVLFIFRIMILVVAAERVWGDEQQDFVCNTLQPGCRNVCYDHFFPISHIRLWALQLIFVSTPALLVAMHVAYTRHEKKRRFRNGEKIDIEELKNEKIHIRGPLWWTYTSSIFFRIVFEAVFMYVFYYMYDGYQMPRLVKCSAWPCPNVVDCFVSRPTEKTTFTIFMLAVSGICMMLNLAELCYLVIKICMKESRKTTVLK